The Fusarium fujikuroi IMI 58289 draft genome, chromosome FFUJ_chr05 DNA segment CGCCACCGCGATACGCAAAACCCGTGAGCCAGTGAGCTCCAGAGGCTCAATCAACGTCACAAAATTACTCATCATAGTTAAAAGAAATTTTAGGATCGTACTGATGAATCTTCAAAGGGTAAATGGTTAGTAACGGAACAATATTGTTTCCCTATCGGAGACATCTAGCATAAATGACAAAAATGACAAAGGTAATTCTAGATCCATACCAGCTGTCCTCAGACGTCGCCAGTCCGCGCTAAGGTCCCATGCATCGGTATTCACATTCAGCCGCTGTGATGGCACGGAGATAGGCTAGTAACCCCGAAACAGAACTTAGGCGCTAGGTGTGCATGTAGTAGCCTCGGGAACAAAAGATATCACAATATGCAACGTGACATTGTTCTATAGATTGTTCTCTGGTCTCGCGATTGTCACTATACGTCATGCATTAGAGGACACGGCTTGAATACGAGATCCTACACCACCGACGCAGACGGTGACGAAGTTTTGATTAGTACAATGGCACACGATGGTCAAATTGAGTTGCCTGACTTGCTGAAAAGAGAATTTTAGGCCGAGTGTTGAATTTCTTTGCGGGAGTGCAAACCATGTATCCGATGCTCCATATCAGACGGACCAAGCTTTGATGGGTTTGCAGTCTTGTGAGCACTTACTGAAACTATGTGTCTTCAAATAAACTAGAGGAAAATACATATCAAAATTACCAGCTCCATAGTATTCCCTCACTTCATGCTGCTTGAAAGGTCCTTGATCACGTAAAGCTGATCATACAAGTCGGTGACATCACAGAACAGTTTTAcaatcttgagcttcctcATATCCTTAGACCCAGCACGATCACCTGCATCATCACGAGACTGTCGTTCCAGAGCTTCGAGAGCACGATCAAGATAACCTTGCTCATACGTAGCTATCTTTAAAAGTCTCTCTTTCCTTTCATCGAGATTCTGTGACGTTCCGTTACATAACGTGAACTCGGGGAAGTGGATCGAGTTCACATTCCGCTCAGCGTTATCGCGAGCTATGGACCCAAAGTCGTTGTACATACGACACATATTTGTAGCGTGACGCATAACGGATGAAATGAGATATTTCTGAGTGCCGGAGGGAAATGCGTCCTTGCCTTGGAGCAGATTCGCTGACATTAGGCAGTTGGAGAAAGCGAATGAGTACGCGCAGGCGACGTGACTGCCTCCTGTACTGTTGACCCATTGGAAGTACGATTGTTCTGGGGAAGAGAAAGCGTCGCTGGAGGCCTGCTTGGAGAAGCGACTGTTGTCCTCTATCTGTGTGATATGGGCATGCATGAACGTTCTGAATTCTCGGCGAAGAGTGTCTTGGTCAGAAGAGCTTGAATTCAGAACATCTTTGTGGTTGAGCACGCTGTTGGTGAAGCGAGTGAGAGTATCCTCAACTTGTCCAATGTTGGGTGACTCATGCTGATGACCATTGCCACTGTGCACGGTACCATTGGCCCTGGCTAAGTTTCCCATTGTGTTGTCTATGACCTTGTCGATGGTCTGGTGAAGCAGAGAGACATCACCGAATACCGGCCCAGCGACAGCTTCCATGTACTCATCGGTCTGGTAGCCCAGGAGGGACAGGTACATCATATCGTAGAGCCATCTGTTAGATGCAAATGTGCGGGATCTGTTGTTGCATCCGACCCAAGTAAAAGGAATGATGCTCAGGTATTTGTCCTCGTCGACCTTGATGTTGTCCCTCGGATAAATCTCAACGCGCTGAGCTTGTAGAAGGGGCACGAAGAACGAGGACTCAATGATTGACGCCATGAGTCCCCACTCGTCCAGTGGCGAGAACAAAGCAGTCTTGCGCACAAGCCTCATGTACTTCTCCAAGTCCGATGATGGAACCGCCGAGGTGACGCTGTGGCCAATAGTAGCGGCGGGCACCTCTAGGCTTGCTGACTGAAGGGCTGCTAGCTTGTACGCTTCAGCAACAAACCCAACCTCATATGCTGTCTTTGACGTCCAAGTGAGGTCCTGAGAATGAAAGCTGCAGGACTTGAGCCACGAAAAGCCACGGTCGACGCAACTCTGTAGCCTGTCCACCATGTGAGTGAAGAAACATACATGGCGTGCCTGTACAAGAGCTAGAATGGCGTAGCATGTTTGCTCGCGATATCCTCTCCAAGATCCGTCGTTATCTTGGGTGAGGATGATACGTAGTACAGCCTGGAAGATTGACAGGCCGATCTTGCACTTGAAGCTCTCGTCAAAGAGACTAGAAAGCTCGCCACCATCAATGAGATGAAGTACCTCGGTGAAAGCTTCCACCAGAAGCATGGTTGGGTATAGATGACTCAAATTCTAGAATAGTTAGCGAGTGCTTCTACTAGTTGGGAAGCAGAACTCACCCATTTATCTTTGACGCAATGGTCGCTGCCCCACCACCATCGGCAAGTGAACAACGTGGTCTTCAGGATTTGTGGGTGGTATTGCGATAGATTGGACTGCTTCAGGAGACTCAGCAGCACATGGAGGTTGGAAGTCAAGCTGGGATCACGTTCAGATCCGAACGTGGTGAAGTGATCTTTTCCTTCAAAGACCTTGATCATGATATCTGGGCTGACAGGTTGATTGACAAGGCTCAATGCCAGAAGAGCTTTTGCAgtgtcatcaacatcagcagtACGGGGTGCTGTACTGTAGTTAGTCTCCATGGTACGATAATGAAATTGGGGCATTCTAACCAAAGCCAATTACTCCATTCTCGTCCCTCAACGCTTCGAGAAGTATAGTTGACAAGCCGCGCaagccatcaccatcgatTTGTTTCAAAGTGAAGCCACCCTTCAGGAGTGTCGCTATGATCTAAAACCAAACTTAGCAGCCAGAAGGCGAAAATAACTAGAACACTTACCCAGCTACACTCAAAATGTGTTGTAGGAAAGGTGCCTGAGATGCCACCATTCCCGTGACCAGCACCATTTCTCATAACGTGCCTCAGGTAATCTTCAGCCTCGTCGTCCCACTTGGTTGCACCAATGAGGTAGGCTGCAGTGGAAGAAGGTGAAGCCATCATAGAGCCATGATAAAGATGGTGAGAAAGGCGATCAAAgtcaagctttccaagaaAGGCTTCAAGGGAGTGAAGTAGTGAAGACGGCTTGCCATATACTTGCTCCAAATCGAAATGGCCGAGCTTCTCTCCGTGCATCCTCTCCAAGATACTTCTGCAAGGAAACTCAAAAGATGGCACGTCGAGCTCTTTCTCAAGCATGGAAAGTAAAGCTGGAATAATAAACTCGACACCAATGTGATTggtatcttcaacatcgttcCAAACAGCTAGCTGTCGCTTCAAAGAAGTTACCCCGTGCTCGATCCTGAGACCCATCTCGTCTGGCGAGACGTCCAGTATCTGCAGAGGCTCTTGTGCGTGACATAAGAGTGCAAGCACAGCTGAAGCAGTGTCTAGAATACCAGCAGTCTGGGTCGTGGGGAGACTACCCCAACTACCATCAGCGGCCTGAGTCTTCAGAAGATAGTGGAAGCACTCAGGAAACAGCCATTGCTTGACATTGTCTCTCGTCTTGGGTATCATGGCCACCCAAGCAGTGTCATATACCTGACAGCTGGTGGAACATAGACCATAGTAGCTATGATGGCTCTTGAAGGCGCGGTCCAGCAGCGACTTTGCTGCTGATACAAAGTCATTTCCTGTCTTGAGGTCTTTGGGGGTGCCGTTCTCGATTTTGCCACTTGGATAGGTTAGAATGTGCATCAGCTAAAGGTGTGTTTCATACGTACGGCATCTTGTGTAAGTATTCCAGATCCACTACAGTGACAAACTTCAAATTTGTGTTgatgagagaagaaagcAGTTGTTACAGTTATGTCTATTTTGCGAGATATCAACATTGCGTCTGAGACGGCTTTACTTTAATCGAGGAAACAAGACCTAGCATAAAAGAATGGGCATGCCTCTTCTCCCCATCAAGACCCGGCGGAACCCGTTAGGCCCTATCTTCCGTCCCCCCCATTGGGATGCAAATTAGGTTTGCGGATCGAAAATAGATTGCTGGCGCCCAGACACATCAGATCTGGTCTATTGCAGCCACAAGATGCATATCAATGACCATACCCCCGGGGTGACGACAACTCTGGTAGGTGTAGCTCTAAGTCACCCCTCTGTTGACTGGGAGAGTATCTATGCATATGCATGCCGAAGGTCCTGGATGCCCTGCAGGAGTGATGAGGAAAGAGATAATAACGGAACTTCGTTCTAATCAAGGCAGTGTTTACCAGCACTTCTGTTGGTCTGCGTATCCGGAGTTAAGGACAAATCCGGGGCCATGAACAAACTCGACATGGTGCAGCTGATACCATGAGAATATGCATGTGCGTCTTGAGGGAAAGTCCAGCACACAGTTCTAAGACATGATGACGCGTGATAGAGTAGCCACGGGAGACAAAGGAACCTGCACAATCCTTTGCATCAGGATATTACGTTGGCTTGAATCGATCAGACAAATATTCACGTCATTCTTCGCTCTTGTATCCTTACTCACAGTTGAATCTCTTTCATCTTGCAGTACAAACGAACACATCACAACATTATCATGGCTGAACAACAGATCTCCAACCTTCTTTCAATGTTTGATGCTTCTCACGCAAGCCAGAAGTTGGAGATTACGGTTCAGATGATGGATACCTACCATTACAGAGAAACTCCTCCagactcttcctcttcagaaGGCGGTTCCTTATCTCGCTATGATGAGCGACGGGTCTCCCTTCCGCTCTCTCACAATGCAGCCTCCCCAGACATAGTCTCCCAGTTATGCTTCTCAACAGCTATGAGCTCGGAGCTCAATCACAGGTGGAAGTCACAGCGCCTCAAGGTGAGTCGAGATCGCCCTCATCCCTTTACAATCACTTGCTGAGTATCCAGGTTGCTGACTCTCCCTACAACTACATCCTGACTCTTCCATCTAAAGGTATTCGTGGGGCTTTCATTGACTCACTGAATGTCTGGCTCGAGGTCCCCGAAGACGAGACCTCGGTGATCAAAGAGGTGATTGGCATGCTCCACAACTCGTCTCTCATGTTTGTATCCCAATCTGTTATTGCTAGAGACCCTGCTGACAATCAAGAATCGATGACTTCCAAGACAACTCCCCACTTCGGCGGGGCAAGCCATCTACACATACTGTCTTCGGTCCAGCACAAGCAATCAACACAGCAACATATGTCATCGTCAAGGCCATCGAGAAAATACAGGATATCGTCGGTCACGATGCATTGGCAGATGTAACTGGCACTATAACCACAATCTTCCAGGGTCAGGCAATGGATCTGTGGTGGACTGCTAATGCCATTGTTCCGTCTATCCAAGAATATCTCCTGATGGTCAATGACAGTAAGATGCCCCTGTTTATTGTGGTGAGACATAGACTAACTTGCGTTCCTGCAGAGACTGGTGCCCTGTTCAGGTTATCGCTTGAACTACTGGCGCTGAACTCTGAAGCATCCATCAGTGACAGCGCGCTTGAATCTCTCAGCAGCGCTGTCTCACTGCTCGGGCAGTATTTCCAGATAAGAGATGATTACATGAATCTCATTGACAACAAGGTTCGATCCCCACAGCCCACTTCTTGTCTTCGGTTACCAGTAAAGGAGGTCCACCTCTCGGCACTTTGACCTATCTCCACTATGTTCCAGACCCTCTGCTAACCACTCTCAGTATACTGATCAGAAAGGATTTTGCGAGGATCTGGACGAGGGGAAATACTCGTTGACTCTAATCCATGCTCTGCAGACCGACTCCAGCGACCTTCTCACCAACATCTTATCGATGAGAAGAGTCCAAGGAAAACTTACGGCGCAGCAAAAGATGCTGGTTTTGGAAGTGATGAAAACAAACGGCAGCTTAGACTGGACGAGCAAACTCCTTGGCATGCTGCACACAAGAGTTGTAGCCGAGATTGAGAGCCTGGAAGTTAGCACGAAGAGGGATAACCATGCATTGAGGGCTTTAGTGGAACGCCTGAAGCTGGAAACCTAGATTGTTCATATTCACAGAATGAGTCTATCACGGGTCATTTCAGTTCACTTTAAGGAAGCATAATTCGCAATTTATTTCATGGCATGCAATTGCTCGGGTTCTACAGATCCTTTCACTATACATAAACAAACGTACGATGTGATCATTAGCCGAGATGCCGTGAACAGACTTTATTGATTACCTCCGCTTTCTAGTGATCTCCCAGCAACAGAGCAGGTAAGTTTCCTTGGCTCCTTTAGGCACACTAAGCTCATCTTGGAGAAGCGAACCGAGGCGGCAAGATTTCGGTAATTGAAACAATCATCACATGGCTTGCAAATATTCACAGGATCAATGAGAGCACCTGAAAGCTaggaaagatgatgatgcaagCCGGCACATCAGGTGCCGAACTTAGCGCCCGCTTCCTCTGCAGGTCGTGGTGTAGACTCCGGAACCAAGCATCGCAAGTTTGGCCGTTTGCTGTAACTCTATCGTGCCACATCACCATGCCGTTGCATTCGGACACGGCAGCGGGTGTTCCAGACGTCTCGTCTCACAGGGTTGCACATCTGAATGCAACCTGGAGTATGTGTGTGTGCCATTCCCTCCCTGTTCAGCCCGTGGCTGAGTAACGTTTCACGCCCTGTTCCGCGAGCGGAGTTGCCCGAGCACGGAATCATTCCCGCGGGAATCCAGTAGAATTTTCCTAACCGGAGTAACTATGAGGATGGGGTTGTGGATCCGGGAGGCTAATGGTATGCGGCAATCAAGGTGGGCAATTGTGCAAAAGGGAGGAAGGGGGCGTTAAAGCAATTGCTTGAGAGTGTTGCAAGAGGCGCTCTCGTGCTTTGCAGGCAGTTTATACAATGGAAATTACATAGAGAAAGAGCATGGCTTCTGTGAGGTTGCGGGATAGGCACAGAAAATTGAAGCACTGGTTTCTGAGCTACGTGGGACTTGGGAATCTCGGTAACGTGGCATCAATTGAGAACTAGGTACGGAGGTCCCTGCTAAAAGTTTTGTCCTGACCCCCTGTTAGCCAAATGAAGCTAGCAGGGAATGCCCCTATCGGTACCCAGAAGGTACAAGAGGTCTCTTATTGATAGTAAAGTAAgtactataattataattatagtagactttagGGGAAAGGTTATAGAGCTTCTAGtcctgataagataagactaAAGTACCGAAGTACCTTATTAGCTGTAATTGCCTAATCCTCTATTTTATGAGCAGGGGGTCGAGACTAAACTTTTGGCAGGGACCTCCGTAGGTAGCTAAAGTAACACGCAACAAGTTACATTGGCTTCTCGATTCAAATTGCTTCCAAATCCAACTCAACTGACTCCCGACGCTTGATCAAGATGTCCGTGACAGGGCTGGACTTGGCAATCATGCCCCTGGTATCAGGCTTGGTCTCCGTGTCAGGGCACAGCTTCCAATCATACTTGACCAAGATGTGGCATAGCGCTACTTTGATCTCATTCGCAGCGAAGAAACGCCCTGGGCATGAGTGCTGACCGTGGCCGAAGCCCATATGGTTTGAGCCAGTTGATACTAGCTGTGCCCCATGGTCTTTCCCGGCTTCGGAGCGCATGTCGTAGAAGCGATAAGGATTGTAAACCTCGGGGTTATCGTAGATTTTGGGATCGTCGAGGCGTCTGTTGTCAACGTTGAGGCGGGTCCCTTTTTTGAGGGCTAGGCAAAGGAAGGGTTAGTCAGAAATGCAGGTGGAATGTGGGATCTACTAACTCAGGCCGCTAGAGAGGGTGATGTCTTCGGTTACGTAGCGACGCATGGTAACTGT contains these protein-coding regions:
- a CDS encoding gibberellin cluster-kaurensynthase; the encoded protein is MPGKIENGTPKDLKTGNDFVSAAKSLLDRAFKSHHSYYGLCSTSCQVYDTAWVAMIPKTRDNVKQWLFPECFHYLLKTQAADGSWGSLPTTQTAGILDTASAVLALLCHAQEPLQILDVSPDEMGLRIEHGVTSLKRQLAVWNDVEDTNHIGVEFIIPALLSMLEKELDVPSFEFPCRSILERMHGEKLGHFDLEQVYGKPSSLLHSLEAFLGKLDFDRLSHHLYHGSMMASPSSTAAYLIGATKWDDEAEDYLRHVMRNGAGHGNGGISGTFPTTHFECSWIIATLLKGGFTLKQIDGDGLRGLSTILLEALRDENGVIGFAPRTADVDDTAKALLALSLVNQPVSPDIMIKVFEGKDHFTTFGSERDPSLTSNLHVLLSLLKQSNLSQYHPQILKTTLFTCRWWWGSDHCVKDKWNLSHLYPTMLLVEAFTEVLHLIDGGELSSLFDESFKCKIGLSIFQAVLRIILTQDNDGSWRGYREQTCYAILALVQARHVCFFTHMVDRLQSCVDRGFSWLKSCSFHSQDLTWTSKTAYEVGFVAEAYKLAALQSASLEVPAATIGHSVTSAVPSSDLEKYMRLVRKTALFSPLDEWGLMASIIESSFFVPLLQAQRVEIYPRDNIKVDEDKYLSIIPFTWVGCNNRSRTFASNRWLYDMMYLSLLGYQTDEYMEAVAGPVFGDVSLLHQTIDKVIDNTMGNLARANGTVHSGNGHQHESPNIGQVEDTLTRFTNSVLNHKDVLNSSSSDQDTLRREFRTFMHAHITQIEDNSRFSKQASSDAFSSPEQSYFQWVNSTGGSHVACAYSFAFSNCLMSANLLQGKDAFPSGTQKYLISSVMRHATNMCRMYNDFGSIARDNAERNVNSIHFPEFTLCNGTSQNLDERKERLLKIATYEQGYLDRALEALERQSRDDAGDRAGSKDMRKLKIVKLFCDVTDLYDQLYVIKDLSSSMK
- a CDS encoding gibberellin cluster-GGPP-synthase; the protein is MAEQQISNLLSMFDASHASQKLEITVQMMDTYHYRETPPDSSSSEGGSLSRYDERRVSLPLSHNAASPDIVSQLCFSTAMSSELNHRWKSQRLKVADSPYNYILTLPSKGIRGAFIDSLNVWLEVPEDETSVIKEVIGMLHNSSLIIDDFQDNSPLRRGKPSTHTVFGPAQAINTATYVIVKAIEKIQDIVGHDALADVTGTITTIFQGQAMDLWWTANAIVPSIQEYLLMVNDKTGALFRLSLELLALNSEASISDSALESLSSAVSLLGQYFQIRDDYMNLIDNKYTDQKGFCEDLDEGKYSLTLIHALQTDSSDLLTNILSMRRVQGKLTAQQKMLVLEVMKTNGSLDWTSKLLGMLHTRVVAEIESLEVSTKRDNHALRALVERLKLET